A genomic region of Chitinimonas arctica contains the following coding sequences:
- a CDS encoding DMT family transporter, with amino-acid sequence MKPATCYALAAIALWGSLALLSVRLTAVPPFLLVGLALCLGGLVGLPRWRDWRVPGKTLLLGCYGLFGYHFCLFLALRYAPALEANLINYLWPLLIVLLSPLFLPDLRLGVRHVLGGALGLGGCILIVAGKGELSLSGQHGLGYALAAVAALMWSSYSLLTRRVAPFPTAAVGGFCLASGLLSLLAHALLEPAYTPSGAEWGYLALLGAGPMGAAFYCWDMALKRGDTRAIGTLAYLTPLLSTSLLALFGGGHFGWQAAVALGLILAGAWLGNRAPRRTAS; translated from the coding sequence ATGAAGCCAGCCACCTGTTATGCGCTCGCCGCCATCGCCCTATGGGGTTCCCTGGCCTTGTTGTCGGTACGCCTGACGGCCGTGCCGCCTTTTCTGCTGGTGGGCTTGGCCTTGTGCCTGGGCGGCTTGGTCGGCCTGCCGCGCTGGCGTGACTGGCGGGTGCCGGGCAAGACCCTGCTGCTTGGCTGCTATGGTCTGTTCGGCTATCACTTCTGCCTGTTTCTGGCCCTGCGCTACGCCCCGGCGCTGGAAGCCAATCTGATCAACTATCTATGGCCGCTGCTGATCGTGCTGCTGTCGCCCTTGTTCCTGCCGGATCTGCGCTTGGGTGTCCGGCATGTGCTGGGCGGCGCCTTGGGCCTGGGCGGTTGCATTTTGATCGTGGCCGGCAAGGGCGAGCTGTCATTGTCCGGCCAGCACGGCCTGGGCTATGCGCTGGCCGCCGTGGCTGCGCTGATGTGGTCCAGCTATTCGCTGCTTACCCGGCGGGTTGCGCCGTTCCCCACCGCCGCGGTGGGCGGTTTTTGCCTTGCATCCGGTTTGCTGTCGCTATTGGCCCATGCCTTGCTGGAACCGGCTTATACCCCGAGCGGCGCGGAGTGGGGCTATCTGGCGCTCCTGGGCGCCGGGCCCATGGGCGCTGCCTTTTACTGCTGGGATATGGCGCTCAAGCGCGGCGATACACGTGCCATCGGCACGCTCGCCTACCTGACTCCGCTGTTGTCCACCAGCCTGCTGGCATTGTTCGGCGGGGGACATTTTGGCTGGCAGGCGGCGGTTGCACTGGGCCTGATTCTGGCGGGCGCCTGGCTGGGGAATCGCGCGCCACGCCGCACTGCGTCATGA